GTGGTTATCAttctattttcattttattgctcTAAGTTGAGTAAACTGCAGTGTAACAACCAGTTGAGCGAAGACCAACTATAGTTGATGAGTGATCAATCAATCAACTCATAAAACCAATCACCAACTCCAAGGAAAATTAAAGAATACCTCTTTAGCATTCTATCAGGAAACTagcatgttacggacccgagtccagcgtccgagcacggagccgtgacgacaacgccatctgtgggtcagctcccgaaaccccctccaaatggatgacgccatctagcgagggcggAATATACcgaccacaggggctggtttcccgtcttaatcagctcgtaacatagccgctgctgacctctggtgaggtggcgcttagacagcaacgccatctatggagtggataggtgggcgtttgtgtctaagcctgtaagtgaggtgccctagagtgtccccaacactaatgacgtgtctgattacagagtcgacctgggactgctgtattggacgatgaggcagtctaccacccaaggcagccatagtctctccatgtgtttgctgcagaagctgtgagtcaccccccggacgaacactgttgagagtgttagcctgcctgtgacgtggcagtaccaggaatcgtcttatctgggggccggctggtgggagagactggccactgtggtgcagagagaggagagtgatctgcggaatcacacgacgCTCctacctagggctcgcaaccctagtattggtcgtggagtggcctgcgcagcggagctgattggaacctgccaactacaggctggatttgtggttgaaggcctccacgacggtgcacccagtgggactgtgatttggctggcctgtggccggggtagattcgcccAGAGAATCAAagaattcatcgtgaggccacgagaagagaaccaggactactcatcttgagcaccgtagagcatcctgtgtcttcggagggagacaagttattgtatataagtgtagttatagccccagcgagtgactgtgagatatttatttatggtggtggttaatatatatatttaaattagtgtatttgtatcctttcccctttaatttatttgcgttacagaacacaccccttgaaagccactactaacttggggccggatacccaaactctaataacatcagagaagaaccccagttgcgacccaatagggccgtaacatagcaTCAATGGGATCTTAAGAATATATTTTCTGTGGATATACTAGCTGTTTAACGCTACACTACGGCTCGTATATGATATAGACAGAGCTTCATAGTTGCAGTGATTGTGTGGCAGACACTTGTGGAAGCCTCGTATGTGCAGTGATTGTGTGGCAGACACTTGTGGAAGCCTCGTATGTGCCGTGATAGTGTGGCAGACACTTGTGGAAGCCTCGTATGTGCCGTGATAGTGTGGCAGACACTTGTGGAAGCCTCGTATGTGCCGTGATAGTGTGGCAGACACTTGTGGAAGCCTCGTATGTGCCGTGATAGTGTGGCAGACACTTGTGGAAGCCTCGTATGTGCCGTGATTGTGTGGCAGACACTTGTGGAAGCCTCGTTCAAGCAGGGATCGTGTGGCAGACAAGCAGAGGTCACAGGGACCACCATGTAAGCGACCCGTCACAGACGAGGTGGACCAAGAGATACATGGCGAGCCATTAGAGAGGGTTCGTGCCCTGAATACCgtcttggggggagggggagggcggACCTAGCAGCCAGTATTCACTAGGGGGTACTTCTCggcccctctacccccccccccccacccccctctttcTATCGCAGCttcgccaggggggggggtaatcaAGACAAAAAATGGAAGATATGAAAACACCTTACAAGACTTGAAGGGGAATTAATAGGTTGGGCATAGAGGCAATTTCAGACGCAGATGAACGGAAAATACGCCAGTGCCTTTTATAGTCGCAAGGGTTGCAAGAGATTGTCAAGCTCAGTCTGCAGCTTCAAAGAAAATTATAACGAGAAACGTGAGAAAAAATGGTGTTTGAACTCGTCAGGGGCTCAAAAGGCGGAGCTCAGGAGCTAATGTTCAACCCTGCAAGCAGATTGGGGGGAGTAACACAATATCTTCGCCATTTCTCCAGTAAATTTTGGCCAAATATGCTTTTCCCTGTGGCGTTCTGATGGGCAGCAGTGGCGTCACGAAAGGCAGCTGCTGTTTCTTGGACAGCAGCTGTTGTTTCCTGGACGGCAGCTGTTGTTTCTTGGACGGCAGCTGTTGTTTCCTGGACGGCAGCTGCTGTTTCCTGGACGCCAGCTGCTGTTTCGTGGACGGCAGCTGTTGTTTCTTGGACGCCAGCTGCTGTTTCTTGGACGCCAGCTGCTGTTTCTTGGACGCCAGCTGCTGTTTCTTGGACGGCAGCTGTTGTTTCTTGGACGCCAGCTGCTGTTTCTTGGACGGCAGCTGCTGTTTCTTGGACGCCAGCTGGTGTTTCTTGAACGCCAGCTGCTGTTTCTCGGACGCCAGCTACTTTTTCTTGGACGGCAGCTGTTGTTTCCTGGACGGCAGCTGTTGTTTCTTGGACGGCAGCTGTTGTTTCCTGGACGGCAGCTGTTGTTTCTTGGACGGCAGCTGTTGTTTCTTGGACGCCAGCTGCTGTTTCGTGGACGGCAGCTGTTGTTTCTTGGACGCCAGCTGCTGTTTCTTGGACGCCAGCTGCTGTTTCTTGGATGCCAGCTGCTGTTTCTTGGACGGCAGCTGTTGTTTCTTGGACGCCAGCTGCTGTTTCTTGGACGCCAGCTGCTGTTTCTTGGATGCCAGCTGCTGTTTCTTGGACGGCAGCTGTTGTTTCTTGGACGCCAGCTGCTGTTTCTTGGACGCCAGCTGCTGTTTCTTGGACGCCAACTGCTGTTTCTTGGACGCCAGCTGTTGTTTCCTGGACGGCAGCTGTTGTTTCTTGGACGGCAGCTGTTGTTTCCTGGACGGCAGCTGTTGTTTCTTGGACGGCAGCTGTTGTTTCTTGGACGCCAGCTGCTGTTTCGTGGACGGCAGCTGTTGTTTCTTGGACGCCAGCTGCTGTTTCTTGGACGCCAGCTGCTGTTTCTTGGATGCCAGCTGCTGTTTCTTGGACGGCAGCTGTTGTTTCTTGGACGCCAGCTGCTGTTTCTTGGACGGCAGCTGCTGTTTCTTGGACACCAGCTGGTGTTTCTTGAACGCCAGCTGCTGTT
The sequence above is drawn from the Procambarus clarkii isolate CNS0578487 chromosome 49, FALCON_Pclarkii_2.0, whole genome shotgun sequence genome and encodes:
- the LOC138351437 gene encoding fibrinogen- and Ig-binding protein-like; translation: MRVCSSMPHCKDQLEVEYCPCEPIWGSNGQQLAFKKHQLVSKKQQLPSKKQQLASKKQQLPSKKQQLASKKQQLASKKQQLASKKQQLPSTKQQLASKKQQLPSKKQQLPSRKQQLPSKKQQLPSRKQQLASKKQQLASKKQQLASKKQQLASKKQQLPSKKQQLASKKQQLASKKQQLASKKQQLPSKKQQLASKKQQLASKKQQLASKKQQLPSTKQQLASKKQQLPSKKQQLPSRKQQLPSKKQQLPSRKQQLPSKKK